The following coding sequences lie in one Kingella potus genomic window:
- a CDS encoding proline--tRNA ligase, producing the protein MKASQFFISTLKEAPAEAALASHKLMIRAGLIKANASGLYTWMPMGLRVLRKVENIVREEMNRAGSVELLMPVVQPAELWQESGRWEFYGKELLRLKDRHERDFCMGPTCEEVITDIVRKEITSYKQLPKNFYHIQTKFRDEVRPRFGVMRAREFVMKDAYSFHADYESLVRDGYQPMYDAYCRIFDRLGLNYRPVAADTGSIGGTGSHEFQVLADSGEDVIAYSDTSDYAANVELAATLPLSGSRAPAAESLAKVHTPDVKTIAALVEFLNIPIEKTLKSIVVEGENAGEIVLLLLRGDHEFNDIKAEKLAGVKTPLTMAAPELIRAQFGADGGSLGPVGFKGRVYADFAVEKGADWVIGANENGWHYTGFNFGRDAAEPGFADIRNVVEGDESPDGQGRLKLARGIEVGHVFQLRDKYSAAMNAAFLDNNGKAQIMEMGCYGIGITRIVAAAIEQNNDERGIIWTDAMAPFQAVIVPMNYKKSDTVREAADRLYAQLQAAGVDVLLDDRDERAGVLLNDSELLGIPHRIVIGDRGLKEGQVEYARRTDSEAQSIALDEVAAKVLAALQAQTA; encoded by the coding sequence ATGAAAGCCAGCCAATTTTTTATTTCCACCTTAAAAGAAGCCCCCGCCGAAGCCGCACTTGCCAGCCACAAGCTGATGATACGCGCCGGCCTGATTAAGGCAAACGCCTCCGGCCTCTACACCTGGATGCCGATGGGTTTGCGCGTGTTGCGCAAAGTCGAAAACATCGTGCGCGAAGAAATGAACCGCGCCGGCAGCGTCGAACTGCTGATGCCCGTGGTGCAGCCGGCCGAATTGTGGCAGGAATCCGGCCGCTGGGAATTTTACGGCAAAGAACTCTTGCGCCTGAAAGACCGCCACGAGCGCGATTTCTGCATGGGGCCGACCTGCGAAGAAGTCATCACCGACATCGTGCGCAAAGAAATCACCAGCTACAAGCAGCTTCCGAAAAACTTCTACCACATCCAAACCAAATTCCGCGACGAAGTGCGCCCCCGTTTCGGCGTGATGCGCGCGCGCGAATTTGTGATGAAAGACGCTTATTCCTTCCACGCCGACTACGAATCGCTGGTGCGCGACGGCTACCAGCCCATGTATGACGCATACTGCCGCATCTTCGACCGCCTCGGCCTGAACTACCGCCCCGTCGCCGCCGACACCGGCAGCATAGGCGGCACCGGCTCGCACGAATTTCAGGTGCTGGCCGACAGCGGCGAAGACGTGATTGCCTACAGCGACACTTCCGATTACGCCGCCAACGTCGAGCTGGCCGCCACGCTGCCGCTTTCAGGCAGCCGCGCTCCCGCCGCCGAAAGCCTGGCCAAAGTCCATACGCCCGATGTCAAAACCATCGCCGCGCTGGTGGAATTTTTAAACATTCCGATTGAAAAAACGCTCAAATCCATCGTGGTCGAAGGCGAAAACGCAGGCGAAATCGTCTTGCTGCTGTTGCGCGGCGATCACGAGTTCAACGACATCAAAGCCGAAAAACTCGCCGGCGTGAAAACCCCGCTCACCATGGCCGCGCCCGAACTTATCCGCGCGCAATTCGGCGCAGACGGCGGCTCGCTCGGCCCGGTCGGCTTTAAAGGCCGGGTTTACGCCGATTTCGCCGTAGAAAAAGGCGCAGACTGGGTAATCGGCGCCAACGAAAACGGCTGGCACTACACCGGCTTCAACTTCGGCCGCGATGCCGCCGAACCCGGATTTGCCGACATCCGCAACGTAGTCGAAGGCGACGAAAGCCCCGACGGACAAGGCCGTCTGAAACTCGCGCGCGGCATCGAAGTCGGCCACGTTTTCCAACTGCGCGACAAATACTCCGCCGCCATGAACGCCGCGTTTTTGGACAACAACGGCAAAGCGCAAATCATGGAAATGGGCTGCTACGGCATCGGCATCACCCGCATCGTCGCCGCCGCCATCGAGCAGAATAACGACGAACGCGGCATCATCTGGACAGACGCAATGGCACCCTTCCAAGCCGTGATTGTGCCGATGAACTACAAAAAATCCGACACCGTGCGCGAAGCGGCCGACCGCCTCTATGCCCAATTGCAAGCGGCAGGCGTGGACGTATTGCTCGACGACCGCGACGAACGCGCCGGCGTGCTGCTCAACGACAGCGAATTGCTCGGCATTCCCCACCGCATCGTTATCGGCGACAGAGGCTTGAAAGAAGGCCAAGTCGAATACGCCCGCCGCACCGACAGCGAAGCACAAAGCATCGCGCTGGACGAAGTCGCCGCCAAAGTGCTGGCGGCGTTGCAGGCGCAAACCGCATAA
- a CDS encoding DUF7606 domain-containing protein: protein MKLLSAVVLSSLVALSGTAAAANDNPTVAKKSVSYRCQQGKRINVTYGFNKQGLPTYASARLNGRTRVMEIDLARSDNVGTFFGEAGGYRLDTDVLDSKNVRTQPMMITSPDDRILFKSCSPRR, encoded by the coding sequence ATGAAACTGTTATCTGCCGTCGTTCTGTCTTCCCTCGTTGCCCTCAGCGGCACCGCGGCCGCCGCCAACGACAACCCCACCGTGGCGAAAAAATCGGTTTCCTACCGCTGCCAGCAGGGCAAACGGATCAACGTAACCTACGGCTTCAACAAACAGGGCCTGCCCACCTACGCTTCCGCCCGCCTCAACGGCCGCACCCGCGTGATGGAAATCGACCTCGCCCGCTCCGACAACGTGGGCACTTTCTTCGGCGAAGCCGGCGGCTACCGCTTGGACACCGACGTACTCGACAGCAAAAACGTCCGCACGCAGCCCATGATGATCACCTCTCCGGACGACCGCATCCTCTTCAAGAGCTGCTCGCCGCGCCGCTGA
- a CDS encoding type IV pilus twitching motility protein PilT: protein MQITDLLAFGVKNKASDLHLSSGLPPMIRVHGDIRRINLPEMNAEEVGHMVTSVMNDLQRKNYQQNLETDFSFELPNVARFRVNAFNTNRGPAAVFRTIPSKVLTLDDLKAPRIFQKISDNPRGLVLVTGPTGSGKSTTLAAMINYVNETQSSHILTIEDPIEFVHESKKCLINQRELHEHTHSFANALRSALREDPDVILVGEMRDPETIGLALTAAETGHLVFGTLHTTGAAKTVDRIVDVFPAGEKEMVRSMLSESLRAVISQTLLKTRDGQGRVAAHEILISTAAVRNLIRENKIAQIGSALQTGQQYGMQTLDQSLQNLVRTGVISQETARAKAQNADFL, encoded by the coding sequence ATGCAAATTACCGACTTGCTCGCATTCGGCGTAAAAAACAAAGCGTCCGACTTACACCTTTCCTCCGGCCTGCCGCCGATGATCCGCGTCCACGGCGACATCCGCCGCATCAACCTGCCGGAAATGAACGCCGAAGAAGTCGGCCACATGGTAACGTCCGTGATGAACGACTTGCAGCGCAAAAACTACCAGCAAAACCTGGAAACCGACTTCTCCTTCGAGCTGCCCAACGTAGCCCGCTTCCGTGTCAACGCCTTCAACACCAACCGCGGCCCCGCCGCCGTATTCCGTACCATTCCCAGCAAAGTGCTGACCCTCGACGACCTCAAAGCCCCGCGCATCTTCCAAAAAATCTCCGACAATCCGCGCGGCCTCGTCCTCGTAACCGGCCCGACCGGCTCCGGCAAATCCACCACGCTGGCCGCCATGATCAACTACGTCAACGAAACCCAGTCCTCCCACATCCTCACCATCGAAGACCCGATCGAGTTTGTCCACGAGAGCAAAAAATGCCTGATCAACCAGCGCGAGCTGCACGAACACACCCACAGCTTCGCCAACGCCCTGCGTTCCGCCCTGCGTGAAGACCCGGATGTCATCCTCGTGGGCGAGATGCGCGACCCCGAAACCATCGGCCTCGCCCTCACCGCCGCCGAAACCGGCCACTTGGTATTCGGCACCCTGCACACCACCGGCGCGGCCAAAACCGTCGACCGTATCGTCGACGTATTCCCCGCCGGCGAAAAAGAAATGGTACGCTCCATGCTTTCCGAATCCCTGCGCGCCGTTATTTCCCAAACCCTCCTCAAAACCCGCGACGGACAAGGCCGCGTAGCCGCCCACGAAATCCTGATTTCCACCGCCGCCGTGCGCAACCTCATCCGCGAAAACAAAATCGCCCAAATCGGCTCCGCCCTGCAAACCGGCCAGCAGTACGGTATGCAGACCCTCGACCAATCGCTGCAAAACCTCGTACGCACCGGCGTGATCTCCCAAGAAACCGCCCGCGCCAAAGCACAAAACGCCGACTTCCTCTAA
- the lysS gene encoding lysine--tRNA ligase, with product MNEHHPAAAEPQLDENQITAIRREKLNAVRAERIAFPNDFQRDSFAADLHEKYGALSKEELDPQAVPVKIAGRMMLKRAMGKASFATVQDATGQIQLYINNQGVGEAAHEDFKHWDMGDIVGAQGTLFKTNHGELTVRVSEIRLLSKSLRPLPDKHKGLADQEAKYRQRYVDLIVNPESRDTFIKRSRIIQTVRNYMVNERYLEVETPMMHPIPGGATAKPFVTHHNALDMPLYLRIAPELYLKRLVVGGLERVFEINRSFRNEGMSTRHNPEFTMMEFYEAFCTYERMMEMTEGVIRQAAREVCGTAKISYNGKEVDLESPFERLTILEAVKKYNPHYTDEQLADEEWLKKEIVRLGEKIPPAPGIGSLQLALFEGCAEGKLWNPTFIIDYPVEVSPLARASDTKPGLTDRFELFVVGRELANGYSELNDPEDQAARFKAQAAQKDAGDDEAMHYDADYIRAMEYGLPPTGGSGIGLDRLVMLLTDAPSIRDVILFPQMRPE from the coding sequence ATGAACGAACACCATCCGGCCGCTGCCGAACCACAGCTCGACGAAAACCAAATCACCGCCATCCGCCGCGAAAAACTCAACGCCGTCCGCGCAGAGCGCATCGCGTTTCCCAACGATTTCCAACGCGACAGCTTCGCCGCCGATCTGCACGAGAAATACGGCGCTTTGTCTAAAGAAGAACTCGACCCGCAGGCAGTCCCGGTGAAAATCGCCGGCCGCATGATGCTCAAACGCGCGATGGGCAAGGCCAGCTTCGCCACCGTGCAGGACGCCACCGGCCAAATCCAGCTCTACATCAACAATCAGGGCGTGGGCGAGGCCGCGCATGAGGATTTCAAACATTGGGACATGGGCGACATCGTCGGCGCACAAGGCACGCTGTTCAAAACCAACCACGGCGAACTCACCGTGCGCGTGTCCGAAATCCGCCTGCTCTCCAAATCGCTGCGCCCGCTGCCCGACAAACACAAGGGCCTGGCCGACCAGGAAGCGAAATACCGCCAGCGTTATGTGGATTTGATTGTGAATCCCGAATCGCGCGACACCTTCATCAAACGCAGCCGCATCATCCAAACCGTGCGCAACTACATGGTAAACGAGCGTTATCTCGAAGTGGAAACGCCGATGATGCACCCGATTCCCGGCGGCGCAACGGCCAAACCGTTTGTAACCCACCACAACGCGCTGGATATGCCGCTTTATCTGCGCATCGCGCCCGAGCTTTATCTGAAACGGCTGGTGGTGGGCGGCTTGGAGCGCGTGTTCGAAATCAACCGCAGCTTCCGCAACGAAGGCATGAGCACGCGCCACAACCCCGAATTCACCATGATGGAATTTTACGAAGCCTTCTGCACCTACGAGCGCATGATGGAAATGACCGAGGGCGTAATCCGCCAAGCCGCGCGCGAAGTGTGCGGCACGGCCAAAATCAGCTACAACGGCAAAGAAGTCGATTTGGAAAGCCCGTTTGAGCGGCTCACGATTCTCGAAGCCGTTAAGAAATACAATCCGCACTACACCGACGAGCAGCTTGCCGACGAAGAATGGCTGAAAAAAGAAATCGTCAGGCTGGGCGAAAAAATCCCGCCCGCACCCGGCATCGGCAGCCTGCAACTGGCACTGTTCGAAGGCTGCGCCGAAGGCAAACTGTGGAACCCGACTTTCATCATCGATTACCCCGTCGAAGTGTCGCCGCTGGCACGCGCCTCCGACACCAAACCCGGCCTGACCGACCGCTTCGAGCTGTTTGTCGTCGGCCGCGAGCTGGCCAACGGCTATTCGGAGTTGAACGACCCCGAAGACCAGGCCGCGCGTTTCAAAGCCCAAGCCGCGCAAAAAGACGCGGGCGACGACGAAGCCATGCACTACGACGCCGACTACATCCGCGCAATGGAATACGGCCTTCCCCCCACCGGCGGCAGCGGCATCGGCCTCGACCGTTTGGTGATGCTGCTTACCGACGCGCCGTCTATCCGCGACGTGATTCTGTTTCCGCAGATGCGGCCGGAATAG
- the brnQ gene encoding branched-chain amino acid transport system II carrier protein, whose protein sequence is MSKNTKKSAFLATGLMLFALFFGSGNLIYPPTMGQNAGSAVLPATLGFLITGVGLPLMGVLAIAYSNSHDVQDLAGRVSKWYGIVFAVVLYLAIGPLFVSPRNATVAFDIAIQPFLGDDAQLKARADNIVFSVGTYAVSELKLWLAGFAAVFFAVSYWLSVSPGKLVDRVGKVLTPALLLSIAVLVVYAAVNPMAPLQAPSAAYAAAPVVKGLIEGYGTMDALASLVFAIIVIDAVRGMGYGKKEEVLYLTSRAGFVAIGFLALVYAFVAYMGASSVGRIGMQENGAVVLAKAAHFYFGAPGNVLLAVIVLLACLSTSVGLITSCGEYFARLLPKVSYRIWITVFTLVSLALANIGLTGIIKFSVPALMLLYPLTMVLIIMAFLDKFFGGRRIVYACAMLGTAPVAVIDGWRTLHGMLEMPKDDWIMHADSYLTGTLPLYPQGLGWLLPAAAGLAVGLVLAKIFVKGE, encoded by the coding sequence ATGAGTAAAAACACAAAAAAATCGGCCTTTCTTGCCACCGGTCTGATGCTGTTCGCGCTGTTTTTCGGCTCGGGCAACCTGATTTACCCGCCCACCATGGGTCAGAATGCCGGCTCGGCGGTGCTGCCCGCCACTTTGGGCTTTCTCATTACCGGCGTGGGGCTGCCGCTGATGGGCGTGCTGGCGATCGCCTATTCCAATTCGCACGACGTGCAGGATTTGGCCGGCCGCGTTTCCAAGTGGTACGGCATTGTTTTTGCCGTGGTGCTGTATCTGGCCATCGGCCCTTTGTTTGTGTCGCCGCGCAATGCCACGGTGGCGTTCGACATCGCCATCCAGCCCTTTTTGGGCGATGATGCGCAGTTGAAGGCGCGGGCGGACAATATCGTGTTTTCCGTCGGAACTTATGCGGTGTCCGAACTCAAGCTGTGGCTGGCGGGCTTTGCAGCCGTGTTTTTCGCCGTCAGCTACTGGCTGTCGGTATCGCCCGGCAAGCTGGTCGACCGCGTGGGCAAGGTACTCACGCCCGCGCTGCTGCTCTCCATCGCCGTTTTGGTGGTGTATGCCGCCGTCAATCCGATGGCGCCCTTGCAGGCTCCGTCCGCAGCCTATGCCGCCGCTCCGGTGGTAAAGGGTCTGATCGAGGGCTACGGCACGATGGACGCGCTCGCCTCGCTGGTGTTCGCCATTATCGTCATCGATGCGGTGCGCGGCATGGGTTACGGCAAAAAAGAAGAGGTGCTCTACCTGACCTCCCGCGCGGGCTTTGTCGCCATCGGCTTTCTCGCTCTGGTGTACGCTTTCGTGGCCTATATGGGCGCAAGCAGCGTCGGCAGAATCGGTATGCAGGAAAACGGCGCGGTGGTGCTGGCCAAGGCGGCACACTTCTATTTCGGCGCACCGGGCAACGTCCTGCTGGCCGTTATCGTGCTGCTGGCCTGCCTCTCCACTTCCGTCGGCCTGATTACTTCCTGCGGCGAATACTTCGCCCGACTGCTGCCGAAAGTGTCCTACCGGATCTGGATTACCGTGTTCACCCTGGTGTCGCTCGCGCTGGCCAATATCGGCCTCACCGGCATCATCAAATTTTCCGTACCCGCGCTGATGCTGCTGTATCCGCTGACGATGGTACTGATCATCATGGCCTTTTTGGACAAATTCTTCGGCGGCAGACGCATTGTTTACGCCTGCGCCATGCTCGGCACCGCCCCCGTCGCCGTGATCGACGGCTGGCGCACGCTGCACGGGATGCTGGAAATGCCCAAAGACGACTGGATTATGCACGCCGATTCCTACCTTACCGGCACGCTGCCGCTCTATCCGCAGGGCTTGGGCTGGCTGCTGCCTGCCGCTGCGGGACTGGCGGTCGGGCTGGTGCTGGCGAAAATTTTTGTCAAGGGCGAGTAA
- a CDS encoding DUF805 domain-containing protein, giving the protein MKWYFAVLKNYVGFSGRASRREYWMFMLCHFIVAFMLGFIAGLMRSSTGGSFNFIGNLYLLATFLPSLAVQVRRLHDTDRSGWYSLIALLPGIGFIIVLILCALEGTAGNNNYGAEPRSEI; this is encoded by the coding sequence ATGAAATGGTATTTTGCCGTATTGAAAAATTATGTCGGCTTCAGCGGACGCGCATCGCGTAGAGAATATTGGATGTTTATGCTGTGTCATTTTATTGTAGCTTTTATGTTGGGCTTCATTGCCGGCCTCATGCGTAGCTCAACAGGTGGGAGCTTCAATTTCATCGGCAATTTGTATTTGCTTGCAACATTTTTACCCAGTTTGGCGGTACAAGTCCGCCGGTTACACGATACCGACCGCTCGGGCTGGTATAGCTTGATTGCCTTATTACCTGGTATCGGCTTTATTATTGTCTTGATTTTGTGTGCCCTGGAAGGCACAGCAGGCAATAATAATTATGGCGCGGAGCCACGCAGCGAAATCTGA
- a CDS encoding PilT/PilU family type 4a pilus ATPase, giving the protein MSSIPQDLNGLLNEIVSDYSTGTSPHLANESPASIGQHLHPILARMCEEAEKRGASDIFISAGFPPSVKIDGNLIPVPLPALTSAETEQIVASTMNAGQREEYVRAHEINYSVQSKANVRYRVNSYHEQGRCGLVMRRINTEIPSVEDLALPLKLKELVMQKRGLLILAGATGSGKSTSMAAMLDHRNRNLPGHIITIEDPIEYLHVPRRSIITQREIGIDTESWEIAVQSAMRQAPDVVCVGEVRSVESMEYALQLAQTGHLCIFTIHATTANQTIERIMNLYPEDRHKQVLIDLAMNLVGIIGQRLVVKKGGKGRTAIVDLMINTPAVQDLVFKGDLLGIKDLMTRGQGDGMQTFDQHLFDLYAAGTIDYDEAIRQADSANDLRLRIQLYEEGNKPDHIFDRVSDLNLI; this is encoded by the coding sequence ATGAGCTCAATCCCGCAAGACCTAAACGGCCTGTTGAACGAAATCGTATCCGACTACTCGACCGGCACCAGCCCCCACCTCGCCAACGAAAGCCCCGCCTCCATCGGCCAGCACCTGCACCCCATCCTGGCGCGCATGTGCGAAGAAGCCGAAAAACGCGGCGCGTCCGACATCTTCATCAGCGCAGGCTTCCCCCCCTCGGTAAAAATCGACGGCAACCTCATCCCCGTCCCCCTGCCCGCCCTCACTTCTGCGGAAACCGAGCAGATTGTTGCCTCCACCATGAACGCCGGCCAGCGCGAAGAATACGTCCGCGCCCACGAAATCAACTACTCCGTCCAATCCAAAGCCAACGTGCGCTACCGCGTCAATTCCTATCACGAACAAGGCCGCTGCGGCCTCGTCATGCGCCGCATCAACACCGAAATCCCCTCCGTGGAAGACCTGGCCCTGCCCCTCAAGCTCAAAGAGCTCGTCATGCAGAAACGCGGCCTGCTCATCCTTGCCGGCGCAACCGGCTCCGGTAAATCCACCTCCATGGCCGCCATGCTCGACCACCGCAACCGCAACCTGCCCGGCCACATCATCACCATCGAAGACCCCATCGAGTATCTTCATGTTCCCCGCCGCTCCATCATCACCCAGCGCGAGATCGGCATCGACACCGAAAGCTGGGAAATCGCCGTACAAAGCGCAATGCGTCAGGCTCCTGATGTCGTCTGCGTCGGCGAGGTGCGTTCCGTAGAAAGCATGGAATACGCCCTCCAGCTCGCCCAAACCGGCCACCTATGCATCTTTACCATCCACGCCACCACCGCCAACCAAACCATCGAACGTATCATGAACCTGTATCCCGAAGACCGGCACAAGCAGGTACTGATTGACTTGGCCATGAACCTCGTCGGCATCATCGGCCAGCGTCTCGTTGTCAAAAAAGGCGGCAAAGGCCGCACCGCCATCGTCGACCTCATGATCAACACCCCCGCCGTACAGGATTTGGTATTCAAAGGCGACCTGCTCGGCATCAAAGATCTGATGACGCGCGGCCAGGGCGACGGTATGCAAACCTTCGACCAACACCTTTTCGACCTTTATGCCGCCGGCACCATCGACTACGACGAAGCCATCCGCCAGGCCGACTCCGCCAACGACCTGCGCCTGCGCATCCAGCTCTACGAAGAAGGCAACAAGCCCGACCACATCTTCGACCGCGTCAGCGACCTCAATCTGATTTGA
- a CDS encoding UbiX family flavin prenyltransferase, translating into MQKRRIVVGISGASGFQYGAAALRILRGAQGVESHLIVSKGAELTRALETSYGKDEIYGLADVVYAVGNLGAPVSSGSFPADGMIIAPCSMRTLGAIAHGLADNLITRAADVSLKERRRLVLMVRETPLNLAHLDNMRRVTEMGGIVFPPVPALYHRPQTADEIVAHSTARALSLLGIPLPENLQWRGGAAE; encoded by the coding sequence ATGCAAAAACGCCGCATCGTCGTCGGCATCAGCGGAGCCAGCGGCTTCCAATACGGTGCCGCCGCCCTGCGCATCCTGCGCGGCGCGCAAGGCGTGGAAAGCCATCTGATTGTTTCCAAAGGCGCGGAGCTGACCCGCGCCCTCGAAACTTCCTACGGCAAAGACGAAATCTACGGCCTGGCCGACGTGGTGTACGCGGTCGGCAACCTCGGCGCACCCGTGTCCAGCGGCTCGTTTCCCGCCGACGGCATGATAATCGCCCCCTGCTCGATGCGCACGCTCGGCGCAATCGCGCACGGCCTGGCCGACAATCTGATTACCCGCGCCGCCGATGTCAGCCTGAAAGAACGCCGCCGCCTCGTGCTGATGGTGCGCGAAACCCCGCTCAACCTTGCCCATCTCGACAATATGCGCCGCGTAACCGAAATGGGCGGCATCGTTTTCCCGCCCGTTCCCGCCCTCTACCACCGCCCGCAAACCGCCGACGAAATCGTCGCCCACAGCACCGCCCGCGCCCTTTCCCTGCTGGGCATCCCCCTGCCGGAAAACCTGCAATGGCGTGGCGGCGCGGCAGAGTAG
- a CDS encoding YggS family pyridoxal phosphate-dependent enzyme: protein MATLQQNYQNFMQNLAQAAAKAGRPSESVRLVAVSKTFPAADIRTLYAAGQRDFGENYVQEWQDKAESLADLPDIVWHIIGDVQSNKTKAVAERAHWVHTVGRLKTAQRLSAQRPSAMPPLQVCIEVNITGEAARHGVAPEEAVDLAAAAAKLPNLQVRGLMCVAEAGADEAALVKQFGKMRVLLAGLNAAGVAADVLSMGMSGDWEVAVDCGASHVRIGSAVFGRRDYGR from the coding sequence ATGGCAACGCTGCAACAGAATTATCAAAATTTCATGCAAAATCTGGCGCAGGCGGCGGCAAAAGCGGGCAGGCCGTCTGAAAGCGTGCGGCTGGTGGCGGTGTCGAAAACCTTTCCCGCCGCCGACATCCGCACGCTTTATGCCGCAGGGCAGCGGGATTTCGGCGAAAACTATGTGCAGGAATGGCAGGACAAGGCCGAATCGCTGGCCGATCTGCCCGATATTGTCTGGCACATCATCGGCGATGTGCAGTCGAACAAAACAAAGGCCGTGGCCGAACGCGCCCATTGGGTGCATACCGTAGGCCGTCTGAAAACCGCGCAGCGGCTGAGTGCGCAGCGGCCGTCTGCCATGCCGCCTTTGCAGGTGTGCATCGAGGTAAACATCACGGGCGAAGCGGCCAGACACGGCGTTGCGCCCGAAGAGGCCGTGGATCTGGCGGCGGCGGCGGCCAAGCTGCCCAATTTGCAGGTGCGCGGGCTGATGTGTGTGGCCGAAGCGGGGGCGGACGAAGCGGCTTTGGTAAAACAGTTCGGCAAAATGCGTGTCCTGCTGGCCGGTTTGAATGCGGCGGGCGTGGCGGCGGATGTGCTGTCGATGGGGATGTCGGGCGATTGGGAAGTGGCGGTGGATTGCGGTGCAAGCCATGTGCGTATCGGCAGCGCGGTTTTCGGGCGGCGCGATTACGGCCGGTAA